The genomic region TCAGGTAACGTAACATCATGAATTGAGCTTCTTTTTCACAATCTCATCCTTCCATACGAATTCCGATTCATCATTTGAAAATCAACAGGGACGAATGAGCTGTTCGGGTCATTTGATAATCCAAACAGGACCACCCCGGAGCAGATTGACCCCCATTAACTCTCAGAGGTAAGCAAAAATACAGAGGTCTCCAACAGGggttataaaaagtctacacacccctgttgaaaGGCCAGTTTTTTTTGTGAGACTCCAATGTTGCTCTTCAACCATGTCATTGATGTAATTTGACCACAAGAGGGTGCTAAAGAGCCACACAACCAAAAGAAAATACTGTACTGCAATATCATTGCAATCTTATATAAAAGGGTCAACCGTTAAAGACTTTCTTCAATCTCTTTCAATTTCTTTTAGGGTACGAACTCGTGTACAGGAAGTTGAGGGAGAGCAAACCCATGAGCGTTTTTTCCGGCCTCACTTTGTCCAGGCGCCAGGGGACATGGTTGCACATGAGGGGAGGGTGTGCAGACTAGACTGTAAGGTAGGTAGCATGTTCTGAGCATCACTTTTGCATATTTGCAAGTACCAGCTTAAAAACGGCTCCTCATTGTCTTTTAGGTGAGTGGTCTGCCCAACCCTGAACTCATGTGGTTGGTCAATGGTAGGCCCATCTATCCAGATCTTTACCATAAGATGCTGGTGCGAGAAAATGGTATCCACTCTTTGATCATTGACCCCCTGACACAGAGAGATGCTGGCACGTATACCTGCATTGCTAGCAACAAAGCAGGGCAAAGTTCCTTCAGTCTAGAACTCAAAGTTGTGGGTGAGAAGATTTCTGATGAAGTGGTGAATAGATAATAGATAAGATttgaatttagatttttttttttcccttcagagAAAGAGATGAAACAACCTCCCCAGTTTGTGGAAAAATTGCAGAACATGGGAATCCCTGAAGGGAACCCCGTCCGGATGGAGTGTCGAGTGATGGGCGTGCCCCACCCTGTTATATTCTGGAAAAAAGACAATGACACCCTTCCCAGGACACAGAGTAGAATGAGGTTAGTAAGATCAAACCCTTTGCCGTACATTCCAAAAGAAATGGTGAAAAGCAACTTTGCTTCTGCTTCAGCATGCTGCAGGATGCCACGGGATACGTGTGCCTCCTCATCCAGCCAACCACCAAAGAGGATGCTGGCTGGTATACAGTGTCAGCCAAAAACGAGGCTGGGATTGCGGCTTGCACCTGCAGGCTGGACATCTATGGTACGAAAGTGAGCAGTACCTAGATAAAGCGTCAGCGGCATTACTGAAGATTATACATGTGGCCATGTATTATGACCTTCAGCACAGTGGCATCAGAGCGTGCCGGCGCCCATGAAGAAGACGCCACGTGGGGTCAGCCGTTACGCAGCTCTAACAGGCCAAGGGCTCGACATCAAATCGACCTTCCCCACATCGGAGACGAGCCCCTTTCTGTTTTCCAGCTCCCCCGCGGAGGCTACGCTGGAGAGCGAGGAGCTGTGAGGAGCGCCTCCTTGTGGAGGGGAGGGAGAATGTTTACCTACATGGGTCGTTGTGGGATTTGTGTGACGAGTTTGAAGTGACACACTCGGAGCAAAGAGTCATTGTGAAATGATTGTGCCATTTGCTAGCACAGTGTCACCATTCCGGTATACGTAGGTCATATCAAGAGTGTTTcacaaacaggaaaaaaaaaatgaacacatttgCCAAGTCTTAGCTTCTGAGCCAGCTATGGAGTTGAATTTTGCTCTCCAAAAAGTTTGAATTATTAAcatttgtggggtttttttttgtagaaagtaaaacaaaaaatctacAAACTGTTCTCGAAGTAGTATATTTTCCCTTGCAAAAAACTAGTTCTTCTAATTTATAATATAATTAAATGTATAtgaaaattaatttatttaaaggAATTTGGGAAATATACTGTATTATTTAGGTGGATGATTTAGCATCAGATTGTTTCGACCCAAGTGCATTATTTATGTGAATTCATTAGGGTACCGAGTCACCTTTTTGCACCATGTTTTCCATGTGTATGCATGTTGATGGCCgacaattgatttttttcacagttgCAAAATGTTTTGTAAGTCGCCGAAACGGGATGTTTGACAGAAGTGAAGTCAAAATTGTTTTAATTGAAACCGATCTTGGCAGTTACAATGATTACTTTCCAGAGTTTGGAAAAATATTGACGGAAGCATTCAACCACCTACTCTACTTCTGTTATGTTGCACACTGTAAAATAGTCTTCAGAATAAAATTCTATTTATTCAAATGAGTCAAAGTTTTTTTCTGTGCACTACATCAAACATAATCCTTAATCACTGAAATTTCAGATTTCTTCAGGGCTTTGTTTTGACTATCtcaaattcaaaacaaacagGAGACCCCCGGAGCCAATTAAGCATAGCTAATGAGTCTAATTAGAGGGGAAGAAGGTTCAAATAGGCATAAAATTACATTCACCTTACTTGACCCAATTAGACTGTGAGCCTCATTTGACCAGCTGCCAAGTCGAGTTGCTTGTTGGCTGTCGCTTGTGTGTGCTGCAAAGTCATAAATTTATAATGGGAAAATAACAGTACTCCGAAGgggattttattattattattattatggctgttattattattatgaatagtATGAATACAGAGGTGGGAAACATTATTATTGTTGCTATTCAATAGTTTTCTCATCTTCAACTTGATGACCATAAACATTCTATTATGTAAATCAAAATCTCAAACAGGCCTCATAGTGTTAATTCCGATCCATATGATAACAGTTTTGAATGATGAGATGCAGAATGAGGCTCATTTTGTAATAGTAATCTGGAGATGATGACTGGATTTATGAGAGACACTTTCTCCCGGGCTAACTAAAACATACGCTTTGTGTCTTAATCTCCATTTCTCCATAAGGGGATGTGGATTTAATGCAGAATGTGTATCTGTTGAGGCTGACGGGTCACTCATCAGTTGTGACATATGGCTTTTGTCAACACGCCACAACTAAGTCGTAGGTGCTCAAATGGGCCAATCATAAAACGAGTTGGAAGAGCACGGCCTCATCTCAGACGACGAGCCCCTCAGACAAGACAAGCAGCAGCTGGCAAACTACATCAATCTGTAATCAATGAACCAACTGGTAGATTGGATTATATGCCTAATTGCACAGCTAACCAGTCCAGCCCAAAATGACCAGACAGCATCAGCTTGACCCAATAGGAGAGACAGCCTTTATACTCGCCCTCCACGATGATTAATCATTCAAAACTTGCCTCTACACCAAAGTCTGAAGTTGCTCAATCCGAAACTAGGATTGCATAAATGGCACAAATAGAGCACAAAGATAAGACAATAATTTAGAAAGTTCTAAAGATAATAGGCATTGTGTTCTCATAGGGTTTTGGTATGAGACTttattagaagaagaaaaaaataaataattcatgGCTGGAATATTTTAATTATCACTGCAAAACCCCTCATATAACTGCCTTAAAAATAATGtattaaaaaatgatttataaaaaaaagcaaataaaaaaatgttcataGTTTTGTTCGATCTGACTAAAACTAAACGGAAACGCTATCCTTTCTAAATTCTTTGTAAAACCTGCCGCTAAATTGTTGCTGAATTTCCATCACAGATTGtttttctcaaaaaaaaaaagatgattgttgtattatatatatttaatatatgtaTTGTGCCCCTGAATTCTAAATGAAATGTAACCAGATGGGAAAGACGAGACAGACAAATGATTCTGTCGCCCCCTTTTTTTCTCGGCTTGGTACACAGATCAATTATTTATTCCCCATCTCCATCTGTACTTAACATGTATGCCCACCAAATTCTAAATCATTCTGAATCCAAATATCAATTATGATAACTCAAAGAGTATTAACCCTGAGCTACACGGTGAACAATATCATTTCCAGGTTTTGGTGCAATAATCTGGGCACCGTGTTGTCCATATTGTTGAAGATCTTTAATCCCCAGATTTTCAGACAAAATCCCTCGGGTTACAAAGCACACTTACACTTCTGTTGCCTCAGGCTAATAATCAGATTATGAGACACAAGTGGTGAAAGGAGATTTGAGGACGGGCGCTTTAGAAATCTcgtttgtatatttatttgtatggtcttctgaaataaaatacagatagttattttttttaaaagataatTAACAAATGAGGAACAATTTTATCCAGTCAGTGTCCAGCAGctaattttaaactttttataTAGTGAGCATCTTTCAATGGGAATTCTTGAACATGGTGGTTTTTACACCCAATAAATATGAATAGATCCAAACTAATTTTGTTGTCATCTTTATTAATTAAATTTGTTTGCAGCATCAGTTGTGACGAGTTGCGCAAGCAGATGGCAGACTTTGGTGTTTGTGACACATGGCACGGAGTGAAGCCTCGGCCGGAGAGCCCAGCCCGAGATAATTGGAATTTCATTAaggcttttttgtttgtgtgtgtctgtgtgtgtattgaGTGTGCATATATACTTTCTAtgcatttgtgtgtatgtgcagcGAGTGGGTGTGAGGGGGTGGTAGAAGGCAGGGACTCCACCTGCTGCCACCTGTTCATCTGCTGTGCCCCTTATAAAAAGCCGCTCTGTTATGTGCAGCACAGACACCTTGGACTCTTCGCACTGTCCGCTTCCAAAGCAAAAGGAGAAAGCGCTTGGGACATGAAGCCTCGCCGTTCGAGCTGCACAGACTCTGGGTCCGAATCTTCAGAAGCGGACTCCAAAAGCCCGGAGAAATACGAGTCGGCCACGCGGCGGAGGATGGCCGCCAACGccagagagaggaagaggatgcAGGGCTTGAACACGGCCTTCGACCGGTTACGAAAAGTGGTGCCGCAGTGGGGTCAAGACAAGAAACTGTCCAAGTATGAAACCCTGCAGATGGCTCTCAGCTACATCATGGCCCTCAACCGGATCCTGACGGACACTAAGAGGAACAACGCTGCACATGTGC from Syngnathus typhle isolate RoL2023-S1 ecotype Sweden linkage group LG8, RoL_Styp_1.0, whole genome shotgun sequence harbors:
- the atoh7 gene encoding transcription factor atoh7, producing the protein MKPRRSSCTDSGSESSEADSKSPEKYESATRRRMAANARERKRMQGLNTAFDRLRKVVPQWGQDKKLSKYETLQMALSYIMALNRILTDTKRNNAAHVQWVDMQLDCVQPDDYQYLMRYDSTGQDYINSSFSYQFDGHQLNV